Proteins co-encoded in one Streptomyces sp. NBC_00557 genomic window:
- a CDS encoding ABC transporter permease produces the protein MSAPLAPARPARFSLAVRDSSTMLRRNLLHARRYPSLTLNLLLTPVMLLLLFVYIFGDAMSGGAGRSAYIAYLVPGILLMTVGSTTIGTAVSVSTDMSEGIIARFRTMAIHRGSILIGHVVGSVLQSVLSVVLVGAVGVAIGFRSHDATVLDWLAALGLIVLFALALTWIAVGMGLVSPNAEAASNNAMPLILLPLLSSAFVPLHSMPGWFQPIAHYQPFTPTIETLRGLLLGTHIGDNWWIALAWCLGLAVLGYRWSTAKFHQDAK, from the coding sequence ATGAGCGCTCCCCTGGCCCCCGCCCGCCCGGCCCGGTTCTCCCTCGCCGTGCGCGACTCCTCCACCATGCTGCGCCGCAACCTGCTGCACGCCCGGCGCTACCCCTCCCTCACGCTGAACCTGCTGCTCACGCCGGTCATGCTGCTGCTGCTGTTCGTCTACATCTTCGGCGACGCGATGAGCGGCGGCGCAGGCCGCTCGGCCTACATCGCCTACCTCGTGCCCGGCATCCTGCTGATGACCGTCGGCTCCACCACCATCGGCACCGCGGTGTCCGTCTCCACCGACATGAGCGAGGGCATCATCGCCCGCTTCCGCACCATGGCCATCCACCGCGGCTCCATCCTCATCGGACATGTCGTCGGCAGCGTCCTGCAGTCGGTGCTGAGCGTGGTCCTCGTCGGCGCCGTCGGCGTCGCCATCGGCTTCCGCTCCCACGACGCCACCGTCCTGGACTGGCTCGCGGCGCTCGGCCTGATCGTCCTGTTCGCCCTGGCGCTCACCTGGATCGCGGTCGGCATGGGCCTGGTCAGCCCCAACGCCGAGGCCGCCAGCAACAACGCCATGCCCCTGATCCTGCTCCCCCTGCTGTCCAGCGCGTTCGTCCCGCTGCACTCCATGCCCGGCTGGTTCCAGCCCATCGCCCACTACCAGCCCTTCACCCCCACCATCGAGACCCTGCGCGGGCTGCTGCTCGGCACCCACATCGGCGACAACTGGTGGATCGCCCTCGCCTGGTGCCTCGGCCTCGCGGTGCTCGGCTACCGCTGGTCGACGGCGAAGTTCCACCAGGACGCGAAGTAA
- a CDS encoding TetR/AcrR family transcriptional regulator C-terminal domain-containing protein — MASRKAKEQHKSRDPRVSLALLWGEKEPPTRGPKPSLTPQRIAAAAVALADAEGLDALSMNKVAAGFGLSAMALYRYVPGKTELVELMVESVLAEAPDLSGVPDADWRAAVREWTRQCARVYTAHPWLLSATAMRRQKMGPHQLRWLDAALAALEPTGLGGAQRHQIFLLLIGLVRNLAQQQGDYDEEHDREWNQLTAELLARHADRYPALTKAVAEGAFDPDGTDLLEFGLARILDGVDALISPGRPPREVR; from the coding sequence ATGGCCAGCCGTAAGGCCAAGGAACAGCACAAATCGCGCGACCCCCGGGTGAGCCTCGCGCTGCTGTGGGGGGAGAAGGAACCACCCACCCGGGGCCCCAAGCCGAGCCTCACCCCGCAGCGGATCGCCGCCGCCGCCGTCGCGCTCGCGGACGCCGAAGGGCTGGATGCGCTCTCCATGAACAAGGTCGCCGCCGGATTCGGCCTGTCGGCCATGGCCCTGTACCGGTACGTCCCGGGCAAGACCGAACTCGTCGAGCTGATGGTGGAGTCGGTGCTGGCCGAGGCCCCCGACCTGTCCGGGGTGCCGGACGCCGACTGGCGGGCCGCCGTACGCGAGTGGACCCGGCAGTGCGCCCGCGTCTACACCGCCCACCCCTGGCTGCTTTCCGCCACCGCGATGCGCCGCCAGAAGATGGGCCCCCACCAGCTGCGCTGGCTCGACGCGGCACTCGCCGCCCTGGAACCCACCGGCCTCGGAGGCGCCCAGCGCCACCAGATCTTCCTGCTGCTGATCGGCCTCGTCCGCAACCTGGCCCAGCAGCAGGGCGACTACGACGAGGAACACGACCGGGAGTGGAACCAACTCACCGCCGAACTGCTCGCGCGGCATGCCGACCGCTACCCCGCCCTGACCAAGGCGGTCGCCGAGGGCGCCTTCGACCCCGATGGCACAGACCTCCTGGAATTCGGCCTCGCCCGCATCCTCGACGGCGTCGACGCCCTGATCAGTCCCGGGCGACCGCCTCGCGAGGTGCGGTGA
- the gdhA gene encoding NADP-specific glutamate dehydrogenase, translating to MTAASARERLDAVYAEVVRRNPAEPEFHQAAREVLESLAPVVAARPELAEAAVVERICEPERQVLFRVPWVDDTGRVRVNRGFRVEFNSALGPYKGGLRFHPSVNLGIVKFLGFEQIFKNALTGLGIGGGKGGSDFDPRGRSDAEVMRFCQSFMTELYRHIGDRTDVPAGDIGVGGREIGYLFGQYRRITNRWEAGVLTGKGVGWGGSAGRVEATGYGNVLFAAEMLRRRGEDLPGQQVLVSGSGNVALYTVEKLHELGARAITVSDSGGYVVDDKGIDLDLLKQVKEVERGRVRDYAERRGSSAVFVPGGSVWEVPADVALPSATQNELDADGALALVRGGVKAVSEGANMPVTPAAAGVLRDAGVAFGPGKAANAGGVAVSALEMRQNSGRESWSRQRVESELATVMREIHDLCWHTAERYGVPGDYVAGANIAGFERVAEAMLAQGVV from the coding sequence ATGACAGCAGCATCCGCACGCGAAAGGCTCGACGCCGTTTACGCCGAGGTCGTCCGCCGCAACCCCGCGGAGCCGGAGTTCCATCAGGCCGCGCGGGAGGTCCTGGAGTCCCTGGCACCAGTGGTGGCGGCACGACCCGAGCTGGCGGAGGCAGCCGTCGTCGAACGGATCTGTGAGCCGGAGCGGCAGGTGCTGTTCCGGGTCCCATGGGTGGACGACACGGGCCGGGTGCGCGTGAACCGGGGCTTCCGGGTGGAGTTCAACAGCGCCCTCGGCCCCTACAAGGGCGGCCTGCGCTTCCACCCCTCGGTGAACCTCGGCATCGTGAAGTTCCTGGGCTTCGAGCAGATCTTCAAGAACGCGCTGACCGGCCTCGGCATCGGCGGCGGAAAGGGCGGCAGCGACTTCGACCCGCGCGGCCGCTCGGACGCCGAGGTGATGCGGTTCTGCCAGTCCTTCATGACGGAGCTGTACCGGCACATCGGCGACCGTACGGACGTGCCCGCTGGGGACATCGGCGTGGGCGGCCGGGAGATCGGCTACCTGTTCGGGCAGTACCGGCGGATCACCAACCGGTGGGAGGCGGGCGTCCTGACCGGCAAGGGCGTGGGCTGGGGCGGCTCGGCGGGACGGGTGGAGGCCACCGGATACGGCAATGTGCTGTTCGCAGCCGAGATGCTGCGCCGGCGAGGCGAGGACCTGCCGGGACAGCAGGTGCTGGTGTCCGGTTCCGGCAACGTCGCCCTGTACACCGTCGAGAAGCTGCACGAGCTGGGTGCGCGGGCGATCACGGTGTCGGACTCCGGCGGTTACGTCGTGGACGACAAGGGCATCGACCTCGACCTCCTCAAGCAGGTCAAGGAGGTCGAGCGGGGCCGGGTGCGGGACTACGCCGAACGCCGTGGCAGCTCGGCGGTGTTCGTGCCGGGCGGCTCGGTGTGGGAGGTCCCGGCCGATGTGGCGCTGCCGTCGGCGACGCAGAACGAGTTGGACGCCGACGGTGCGCTGGCGCTGGTGCGGGGCGGGGTGAAGGCGGTGTCGGAGGGCGCCAACATGCCGGTGACTCCGGCGGCGGCCGGCGTGCTGCGGGACGCCGGGGTGGCGTTCGGGCCGGGCAAGGCGGCAAACGCCGGCGGTGTCGCCGTCAGCGCGCTGGAGATGCGGCAGAACAGCGGCCGCGAGTCCTGGTCCCGGCAGCGCGTGGAGAGCGAACTGGCCACGGTCATGCGCGAGATCCACGACCTGTGCTGGCACACCGCCGAGCGCTACGGCGTGCCCGGTGACTATGTGGCCGGCGCGAACATCGCGGGCTTCGAACGGGTGGCGGAGGCGATGCTGGCGCAAGGAGTGGTGTGA
- a CDS encoding alpha/beta fold hydrolase: MLLTYRALKRRALAKKLAITTANGIDESSYVRIGGIDQWISIRGEDLSNPVILEVHGGPGASNLVFAPRTRAWERHFTIVRWDMRGAGKTYAAGGAEGQGEMTLDRVYQDALEVTQHIRARLGVDRLLLVANSFGTVTGLRLARNHPELYSAYVGTDQNIMEGGRNTSGYEALLARLEKAGKRKELARMVSIGPDRSAWSPQEWSEYAKTVVTTDPLTYETMKTVVIRSLWFSPFHTLRGLRAYLKGMNFSEQLGPQGTTIDEYADGTAFRIPFFLFQGDCDVLTPPEPARRYWAEVTAPVKDFALIRDASHFASFRHPDQFLELMLDKVRPVVTGEAGRRSAGRPAAR, translated from the coding sequence ATGCTGCTGACCTACCGGGCGCTGAAGCGCCGCGCGCTCGCCAAGAAGCTCGCGATCACCACTGCGAACGGCATCGACGAGTCCTCCTACGTGCGCATCGGCGGCATCGACCAGTGGATCTCGATCCGGGGAGAGGACCTGTCGAACCCGGTGATCCTGGAGGTACACGGCGGCCCCGGCGCCTCCAACCTCGTCTTCGCCCCGCGCACCCGCGCCTGGGAGCGGCACTTCACGATCGTCCGATGGGACATGCGGGGAGCCGGCAAGACCTACGCGGCGGGCGGCGCCGAAGGCCAGGGCGAGATGACCCTCGACCGCGTCTACCAGGACGCTCTGGAGGTCACCCAGCACATCCGCGCCCGCCTCGGCGTGGACCGCCTCCTCCTCGTCGCCAACAGCTTCGGTACGGTCACCGGGTTGCGTCTGGCCCGCAACCACCCCGAGCTGTACTCGGCGTACGTCGGCACCGACCAGAACATCATGGAAGGCGGCCGCAACACCTCGGGGTACGAGGCGCTGCTGGCCCGGCTGGAGAAGGCGGGCAAGCGCAAGGAACTGGCGCGGATGGTGTCGATCGGCCCGGACCGCTCGGCCTGGTCGCCGCAGGAGTGGTCGGAGTACGCGAAGACCGTGGTCACCACCGACCCGCTGACCTACGAAACCATGAAGACGGTCGTCATCCGCTCCCTGTGGTTCTCCCCGTTCCACACCCTGCGCGGCCTGCGCGCCTATCTGAAGGGGATGAACTTCTCCGAGCAGCTCGGCCCGCAGGGGACGACGATCGACGAATACGCCGACGGGACCGCCTTCCGCATCCCCTTCTTCCTCTTCCAGGGCGACTGCGACGTCCTCACCCCGCCGGAGCCGGCCCGCCGCTACTGGGCGGAAGTCACCGCGCCGGTCAAGGACTTCGCCCTCATCCGGGACGCGAGCCATTTCGCGTCCTTCCGCCACCCCGACCAGTTCCTGGAGCTGATGCTGGACAAGGTGCGGCCGGTGGTGACCGGAGAGGCAGGACGGCGGTCCGCGGGGCGACCTGCGGCACGGTGA
- the ptlI gene encoding pentalenene oxygenase, translating to MTEQTTFSAGAAPGALPVVGHALQMMRHPVNFMTSLSAHGDLVEIRIGPTRAYVPTHPDLLRHVLTNDRIFDKGGVFYDRARDIAGNGLVTCPFADHRRQRRLMQSAFTRGQLKRYAEAMRAEIEATASRWQDGMVVDAFEEMYGMALRTVGRTLYSTPVSPELAARVERSFDVVLNGLFRQMFLPASIRRLPLPSQRRYRSNLDFLHATTQRLIDDYRSSGTERDDLLAALIASRDDDGGRLGDKEIHDQVITVMAAGTETVAGTLTWVFYLLSRHPRIEAALYDEIDTVLGGRAPQWDDLPNLSLADRIISETLRLHPPAWLFTRLTTAPTELAGRRLPTGSTVVFSPAAVAHYEGAFDNPRTFDPDRWLPDRVAPASRHAYVPFGTGARKCIGDLYARTEATLGLATILGRWRVTCEPGMDVRPVPLATVYHPRRLRLRLDARTPRRTASTVPAPAGGGAA from the coding sequence ATGACCGAGCAGACCACCTTCTCGGCGGGAGCGGCGCCCGGGGCGCTGCCCGTCGTGGGCCACGCCCTGCAGATGATGCGCCACCCCGTGAACTTCATGACCTCGCTGTCCGCCCACGGCGACCTGGTCGAGATCAGGATCGGCCCCACCAGGGCCTACGTCCCCACCCACCCCGACCTGCTGCGGCACGTCCTGACCAACGACCGCATCTTCGACAAGGGCGGCGTCTTCTACGACCGCGCCCGGGACATCGCCGGCAACGGCCTGGTCACCTGCCCGTTCGCCGACCACCGCCGCCAGCGCCGGCTGATGCAGTCGGCGTTCACCCGGGGCCAGCTCAAGCGGTACGCCGAGGCCATGCGCGCCGAGATCGAGGCCACGGCGTCGCGCTGGCAGGACGGCATGGTCGTCGACGCCTTCGAGGAGATGTACGGCATGGCCCTGCGCACGGTCGGCCGCACCCTGTACTCCACACCCGTCAGCCCCGAGCTGGCGGCCAGGGTGGAACGTTCCTTCGACGTCGTGCTCAACGGCCTGTTCCGGCAGATGTTCCTGCCGGCCTCGATCCGCCGGCTGCCCCTGCCCTCCCAGCGCCGCTACCGCAGCAACCTGGACTTCCTGCACGCGACCACCCAGCGGCTCATCGACGACTACCGCAGCTCCGGCACCGAGCGGGACGACCTGCTCGCCGCCCTGATCGCCTCCCGCGACGACGACGGCGGCCGGCTCGGCGACAAGGAGATCCACGACCAGGTCATCACCGTCATGGCGGCCGGCACCGAGACCGTCGCCGGCACCCTCACCTGGGTCTTCTACCTGCTCTCCCGGCACCCGCGGATCGAGGCCGCGCTCTACGACGAGATCGACACCGTCCTGGGCGGCCGCGCCCCGCAGTGGGACGACCTGCCGAACCTGTCCCTGGCCGACCGGATCATCTCCGAGACGCTGCGGCTGCACCCGCCGGCCTGGCTGTTCACCCGCCTCACCACCGCCCCGACCGAGCTGGCGGGCCGCCGGCTGCCCACCGGCTCCACCGTCGTCTTCAGCCCCGCCGCGGTCGCCCACTACGAGGGCGCCTTCGACAACCCGCGGACGTTCGACCCCGACCGCTGGCTCCCGGACCGTGTCGCGCCGGCCTCCCGCCACGCCTACGTGCCGTTCGGCACCGGCGCCCGCAAGTGCATCGGCGACCTGTACGCACGCACCGAGGCCACCCTTGGGCTCGCCACCATCCTCGGCCGCTGGCGGGTCACCTGCGAGCCCGGCATGGACGTCCGCCCGGTCCCGCTGGCCACCGTCTACCACCCGCGCCGGCTGCGCCTGAGGCTGGACGCCCGCACCCCGCGCCGGACGGCCTCCACCGTCCCCGCACCGGCCGGGGGCGGCGCGGCCTGA
- a CDS encoding GbsR/MarR family transcriptional regulator has translation MPGGRLTQAERQQIALGLADSLPYAEIARRLGRPTSTITREVMRNGGPTAYRADLAQRATQQRTRRRRQATPQGKQAPEQPYGRDAEAVAAYQETLTTVFMASGLPKMMARVLGCLYTTDSGSLTASELAQRLQVSPASISKAITFLASLDLVRRERDERRRERYVVDDNLWYQSMIQSIRANDQFIETAREGVAVLGRGTPAATRLENAARFLDFVGEALIRAAEQARAVLHTSTETTPDDTTSPKPDDGHTTAPTASA, from the coding sequence ATGCCGGGAGGCAGGCTCACCCAGGCCGAACGCCAGCAGATCGCGCTGGGGCTGGCCGACAGCCTCCCCTATGCCGAGATCGCCCGGCGTCTGGGCCGCCCGACCTCGACGATCACGCGTGAGGTGATGCGCAACGGCGGCCCCACCGCCTACCGCGCCGACCTGGCGCAACGCGCTACCCAGCAGCGCACCCGCCGGCGCAGGCAGGCCACGCCCCAGGGTAAGCAGGCGCCCGAGCAGCCCTACGGACGCGACGCCGAAGCCGTGGCGGCGTACCAGGAGACCCTCACGACCGTCTTCATGGCCTCGGGTCTGCCCAAGATGATGGCCCGGGTGCTGGGCTGTCTCTACACCACCGACTCCGGCAGCCTCACCGCTTCGGAACTCGCCCAGCGCCTCCAGGTGAGCCCGGCGTCCATCTCCAAAGCGATCACGTTCCTGGCGAGCCTGGACCTCGTCCGCCGGGAACGCGACGAACGCCGCCGCGAGCGCTACGTCGTCGACGACAACCTGTGGTACCAGTCGATGATCCAGAGCATACGGGCCAACGACCAGTTCATCGAAACCGCACGCGAAGGCGTCGCCGTCCTCGGCCGCGGCACCCCGGCCGCCACCCGCCTCGAAAACGCCGCCCGCTTCCTCGACTTCGTCGGCGAAGCACTCATCCGCGCCGCCGAACAGGCCCGCGCCGTCCTTCACACCAGCACCGAAACGACTCCGGACGACACCACCAGCCCGAAGCCGGACGACGGACACACGACCGCACCGACCGCCTCCGCGTGA
- a CDS encoding toxin Doc — MVLHIDVSWLLDVQEAALGHEDVTVTDYSALVAAVARHKTKMPTLETADPDAAWRAAALLHTIVRLEPLPHRNSLFAAFVAAQYMDQSGEGIDPPYGALSDLVRKVRDARLSVYAVAEALRSWKI, encoded by the coding sequence ATGGTGCTGCACATCGACGTGTCCTGGCTGCTCGACGTCCAGGAGGCGGCCCTCGGGCACGAGGACGTGACGGTGACCGACTACTCGGCGCTGGTGGCGGCCGTGGCGCGGCACAAGACCAAGATGCCGACGCTGGAGACCGCCGATCCGGACGCCGCGTGGCGCGCGGCCGCCCTGCTGCACACGATCGTGCGCCTCGAGCCGCTGCCGCACCGCAACAGCCTGTTCGCCGCCTTCGTGGCCGCCCAGTACATGGACCAGTCCGGTGAGGGCATCGACCCGCCGTACGGCGCCCTGTCGGATCTCGTGCGCAAGGTGCGGGACGCCCGGCTGAGCGTGTACGCCGTCGCCGAGGCGCTGCGTTCCTGGAAGATCTGA
- a CDS encoding DUF4097 family beta strand repeat-containing protein produces MQKFATPSPITAVLDIPAGRIQVIAADRADTVVEVLPANAGKSRDVKAAEEIKVGYGDGVLRIEAPEAANRLLGHSGSVEVTVQLPAGSRIEAKAGAAEFRGVGRLGDVDFAGGYRSVKLDEAASARLTAHDGDVSVGRLNGPAEIRTQKGDIRITEAVRGAVTLRTEHGDITVGAARGVSASLDAGTGYGRVSNTLKNDGTTELSIHATTSYGDITARSL; encoded by the coding sequence ATGCAGAAGTTCGCCACCCCCTCCCCCATCACCGCCGTCCTCGACATCCCCGCCGGACGCATCCAGGTCATCGCCGCCGACCGGGCGGACACCGTGGTCGAGGTCCTGCCCGCCAACGCCGGCAAGAGCCGCGACGTCAAGGCGGCCGAGGAGATCAAGGTCGGCTACGGCGACGGCGTGCTGCGGATCGAGGCCCCGGAGGCGGCCAACCGGCTCCTCGGGCACTCCGGGTCCGTCGAGGTCACCGTCCAGCTGCCCGCCGGCTCCCGCATCGAGGCGAAGGCCGGCGCCGCCGAGTTCCGCGGCGTCGGACGGCTCGGCGACGTCGACTTCGCGGGCGGCTACCGCTCGGTCAAGCTCGACGAGGCCGCGAGCGCCCGCCTCACCGCCCACGACGGCGACGTCTCGGTCGGCCGGCTGAACGGCCCCGCGGAGATCCGCACCCAGAAGGGCGACATCCGGATCACCGAGGCCGTGCGCGGCGCGGTGACGCTGCGCACCGAGCACGGCGACATCACGGTCGGCGCCGCCCGCGGCGTCTCCGCCTCCCTCGACGCGGGCACCGGCTACGGCCGCGTCAGCAACACCCTCAAGAACGACGGCACGACCGAGCTGAGCATCCACGCCACCACCTCGTACGGCGACATCACCGCCCGCAGCCTGTGA
- a CDS encoding aminoglycoside phosphotransferase family protein produces MTHTETEITAELVRDLLREQHPDLAGLPVRLGAQGWDNQLWRLGDDLAVRLPWATGSADALLRKEHAWLPVLAPRLPLPVPVPQRLGEPSERFPRPWIVTTWVPGTPADRAPATRATEAADTLAGFLTSLHRPAPEGAPAGRDRGGPLADHAGGFARALVSATEQGLLPDPDAVRQVWEDAVTAPGWAGPAVWLHGDLHPANVLTRDGTFCGVIDFGDLFAGDPACDLAAAWLLLPDGAAVDRFHDAYQSAPDPATRRRARGWALLKALACLFIGEAGVHGRPGGKATWGPPARAALRRLTATVRGPASPAPEK; encoded by the coding sequence ATGACCCACACCGAGACGGAGATCACCGCCGAACTGGTCCGGGACCTGCTGCGCGAGCAGCATCCCGACCTGGCCGGCCTGCCCGTACGGCTCGGCGCGCAAGGCTGGGACAACCAGCTGTGGCGACTCGGCGACGACCTCGCCGTCCGGCTGCCCTGGGCGACGGGGTCCGCGGACGCGCTGCTGCGCAAGGAGCACGCGTGGCTTCCCGTGCTCGCCCCGCGCCTTCCGCTGCCGGTCCCCGTCCCGCAGCGCCTGGGCGAGCCCTCCGAGCGGTTCCCGCGGCCCTGGATCGTCACCACCTGGGTGCCGGGGACACCCGCCGACCGCGCCCCCGCCACGCGCGCCACGGAGGCGGCCGACACCCTGGCCGGCTTCCTGACGTCCCTGCACCGGCCGGCTCCCGAAGGCGCACCGGCCGGCCGCGACCGCGGAGGCCCGCTGGCCGACCACGCCGGGGGATTCGCCCGGGCACTCGTGTCGGCCACCGAACAGGGCCTGCTCCCCGACCCGGACGCCGTACGCCAGGTCTGGGAGGACGCCGTCACCGCTCCCGGCTGGGCGGGCCCCGCGGTGTGGCTCCACGGGGATCTGCACCCGGCCAACGTCCTGACCCGGGACGGCACCTTCTGCGGCGTGATCGACTTCGGTGACCTCTTCGCGGGCGATCCGGCCTGCGACCTCGCCGCCGCGTGGCTCCTGCTGCCGGACGGGGCCGCCGTCGACCGCTTCCACGACGCCTACCAGTCGGCGCCGGACCCGGCGACCCGCCGCCGTGCCCGCGGCTGGGCGCTGCTGAAAGCCCTCGCCTGCCTCTTCATCGGAGAGGCAGGCGTCCACGGGCGTCCGGGCGGCAAGGCCACCTGGGGCCCACCCGCCCGAGCGGCCCTGCGCCGCCTCACCGCGACGGTCCGCGGGCCCGCTTCGCCGGCGCCGGAGAAGTGA
- a CDS encoding ATP-binding cassette domain-containing protein: MRTLAIAANGLRKSYGDKVVLDGIDLAVPEGTIFSLLGPNGAGKTTAVKILSTLITADAGDLRVAGHDLATDAQAVRAAIGVTGQFSAVDGLITGEENMLLMADLHHLPKAEGRRVAAELLERFDLVEAAKKPASTYSGGMKRRLDIAMTLVGDPRIIFLDEPTTGLDPRSRHTMWGIIRELVSGGTTVFLTTQYLEEADQLADRIAVLHDGKIAAEGTAEELKRLVPGGHVRLRFTDPAAYRSAASALREVTRDDEALALQIPSGGTQRELRSLLDWLDSAGIEADELTVHTPDLDDVFFALTDSAVVPSQPNQPKETLR; this comes from the coding sequence ATGCGAACGCTGGCCATCGCGGCGAACGGGCTGCGCAAGTCCTACGGCGACAAGGTCGTGCTCGACGGCATCGACCTGGCCGTGCCGGAAGGCACGATCTTCTCCCTGCTCGGCCCGAACGGCGCCGGCAAGACCACCGCCGTCAAGATCCTCTCCACCCTCATCACCGCCGACGCCGGCGACCTGCGCGTCGCCGGCCACGACCTCGCCACCGACGCCCAGGCCGTGCGCGCCGCGATCGGCGTCACCGGGCAGTTCTCCGCCGTCGACGGGCTGATCACCGGAGAGGAGAACATGCTCCTCATGGCCGACCTGCACCACCTGCCCAAGGCCGAGGGCCGGCGGGTCGCCGCCGAACTGCTGGAGCGCTTCGACCTGGTGGAGGCCGCGAAGAAGCCCGCCTCCACCTACTCCGGCGGCATGAAGCGCCGCCTGGACATCGCCATGACCCTGGTGGGCGACCCGCGGATCATCTTCCTGGACGAGCCGACCACCGGCCTCGACCCGCGCTCCCGCCACACCATGTGGGGCATCATCCGCGAGCTGGTCTCCGGCGGCACCACCGTCTTCCTCACCACCCAGTACCTGGAGGAGGCCGACCAGCTCGCCGACCGCATCGCCGTCCTGCACGACGGGAAGATCGCCGCGGAGGGCACCGCCGAGGAGCTGAAGCGGCTGGTCCCGGGCGGACACGTCCGGCTCCGCTTCACCGACCCGGCCGCCTACCGGTCCGCCGCCTCCGCCCTGCGCGAGGTCACCCGGGACGACGAGGCGCTGGCCCTGCAGATCCCCAGCGGCGGCACCCAGCGCGAGCTGCGCTCCCTCCTCGACTGGCTGGACTCGGCCGGCATCGAGGCCGACGAACTGACCGTGCACACCCCCGACCTCGACGACGTGTTCTTCGCGCTGACCGACAGCGCCGTCGTGCCCAGCCAGCCGAACCAGCCCAAGGAGACCCTGCGATGA
- a CDS encoding 2-oxoacid:ferredoxin oxidoreductase subunit beta: MTDAGNGLLQLVPKAEAKQSMKDFKSDQEVRWCPGCGDYAILAAVQGFMPELGLAKENIVFVSGIGCSSRFPYYMNTYGMHSIHGRAPAIATGLATSRRDLSVWVVTGDGDALSIGGNHLIHALRRNVNLKILLFNNRIYGLTKGQYSPTSELGKITKSTPMGSLDAPFNPVSLAIGAGASFVARTIDSDRKHLTEVLRAAAAHPGTALVEIYQNCNIFNDGAFEVLKDKQQAEEAVVRLEHGQPIRFGTDGGRGVVRNRQTGDLEVVTVTADNEADIVVHDAHSASPTTAFALSRLADPDTLHHTPIGVFRSVDRPVYDTAMADQLDTAIEQKGKGDLAALLAGGDTWTVIG; the protein is encoded by the coding sequence ATGACTGACGCCGGCAACGGACTGCTGCAGCTGGTCCCCAAGGCCGAGGCCAAGCAGTCGATGAAGGACTTCAAGTCCGACCAGGAGGTGCGCTGGTGCCCGGGCTGCGGTGACTACGCCATCCTGGCCGCCGTGCAGGGCTTCATGCCCGAACTCGGGCTGGCGAAGGAGAACATCGTCTTCGTCTCCGGCATCGGCTGCTCCTCCCGCTTCCCGTACTACATGAACACCTACGGGATGCACTCCATCCACGGCCGCGCCCCCGCCATCGCCACCGGCCTGGCCACATCCCGCCGCGACCTGTCCGTGTGGGTGGTCACCGGCGACGGCGACGCCCTGTCCATCGGCGGCAACCACCTCATCCACGCCCTGCGCCGCAACGTCAACCTCAAGATCCTGCTGTTCAACAACCGCATCTACGGCCTCACCAAAGGCCAGTACTCCCCGACCTCCGAACTCGGCAAGATCACCAAATCGACGCCGATGGGCTCCCTGGACGCCCCGTTCAACCCCGTCTCCCTGGCAATCGGCGCAGGTGCCTCCTTCGTGGCCCGCACCATCGACTCCGACCGCAAACACCTCACCGAGGTGCTGCGCGCCGCCGCCGCGCATCCGGGGACCGCCCTGGTGGAGATCTACCAGAACTGCAACATCTTCAACGACGGCGCCTTCGAGGTCCTCAAGGACAAGCAGCAGGCCGAGGAGGCCGTGGTCCGCCTCGAGCACGGGCAGCCGATCCGCTTCGGCACCGACGGAGGGCGCGGGGTCGTCCGCAACCGTCAGACCGGTGACCTGGAGGTCGTCACCGTGACCGCGGACAACGAGGCGGACATCGTCGTCCACGACGCGCACTCCGCGTCCCCGACCACCGCCTTCGCCCTGTCCCGGCTCGCCGACCCCGACACCCTGCACCACACCCCCATCGGTGTGTTCCGCTCGGTCGACCGGCCCGTCTACGACACCGCCATGGCCGACCAGCTCGACACCGCGATCGAGCAGAAGGGCAAGGGCGACCTCGCCGCCCTCCTCGCCGGCGGCGACACCTGGACCGTCATCGGCTGA